The Fusarium musae strain F31 chromosome 10, whole genome shotgun sequence genome window below encodes:
- a CDS encoding hypothetical protein (EggNog:ENOG41) yields the protein MQAGLVIDIWNEPEGGCFWGRSIDQWLQMWGRGWHQFNDAFGDSVLTSGPTLAGEPGTNDDWWTQWAKFVKNNDSIPDQYAWHEEGGSGSNFENSYGVLQQILTKYGLPQRQININEYATFNEQVPAGSAFWISQFERRNAIGLRGNWLGGTQLHDLAASLLSKPDPSDYTSTGYFANGDWWVYNYYSHNMTGQRVSTSVSSDGRLDAYATVDTTARTARVLLGCHPPTTGTYDVTFSGLTKLGLPSSGTLQVRTWKFAVGSDVHYSQVGSPQDLGNYGHTISNGQVTLPFYQTDDVTTYAWEFKF from the exons ATGCAGGCAGGCTTGGTCATTGATATCTGGAACGAGCCGGAGGGGGGCTGTTTCTGGGGCCGAAGCATTGACCAGTGGCTTCAGATGTGGGGTCGCGGCTGGCATCAATTCAA TGATGCCTTCGGGGACAGCGTGTTGACATCCGGACCAACTCTTGCAGGCGAGCCGGGAACAAACGATGACTGGTGGACCCAATGGGCCAAATTCGTCAAGAACAACGACTCCATCCCCGACCAATACGCATGGCACGAGGAAGGAGGCTCAGGTTCCAACTTCGAGAACAGCTATGGCGTCCTGCAACAAATTCTCACTAAATACGGTCTTCCCCAACGCCaaatcaacatcaacgaaTACGCTACGTTCAATGAACAAGTCCCCGCCGGATCTGCCTTCTGGATCTCCCAGTTCGAGCGCCGTAATGCTATCGGTCTTCGCGGCAATTGGCTCGGAGGCACTCAACTTCACGATCTGGCCGCTAGTCTTCTGTCCAAGCCTGACCCCTCGGACTACACTTCCACGGGATACTTTGCCAATGGAGACTGGTGGGTGTATAACTACTACTCTCACAACATGACGGGACAGCGCGTTTCGACTTCGGTGTCTTCTGATGGAAGGCTGGATGCTTATGCAACGGTGGATACTACGGCGCGCACGGCTAGAGTATTGCTTGGCTGCCATCCGCCTACGACTGGTACCTATGATGTGACATTCTCTGGTCTGACAAAGTTGGGTCTGCCATCTTCTGGAACACTTCAGGTTAGGACTTGGAAGTTTGCTGTGGGCAGTGATGTGCATTACAGCCAGGTGGGTTCTCCTCAGGATCTGGGTAACTATGGTCACACTATTAGCAACGGTCAGGTTACCTTGCCGTTCTATCAGACTGATGATGTGACTACATACGCATGGGAGTTCAAATTCTAG
- a CDS encoding hypothetical protein (EggNog:ENOG41~antiSMASH:Cluster_10.5), giving the protein MSKIIDDVKTGLKGIRGAGDALRGEVLDATDQAFDTDPKHPETLKDSADNRAIADKGKQDMRGADDMIARREWKKKGVEPPAHVQREDLIN; this is encoded by the exons ATGTCAAAAATCATCGACGACGTCAAGACAGGCCTTAAGGGCATCCGAGGAGCCGGCGACGCTCTACGAGGTGAAGTCCTCGACGCAACAGATCAAGCCTTTGACACCGACCCCAAACACCCAGAAACTCTCAAGGATAGCGCCGATAATAGAGCTATCGCTGACAAGGGAAAGCAAGATATGCGAGGTGCTGACGATATGATTGCTCGTCGggagtggaagaagaagggcgtcGAGCCACCTGCCCATGTACAAAGAGAGG atttaataaattaa